Below is a genomic region from Scheffersomyces stipitis CBS 6054 chromosome 8, complete sequence.
TACAACTTTCATATGATGTCGAATTTTGTAAAATCAAGCTTTTCGTTGATACTATTGAAAGACTTCTTAGAGCAACTATTATCTAGTTATGAACTCCAACACTTTAATatcatattcttcattgataaTTTTTCTTCTAATACTTTATTTTCAGATCTCATAAATCGTCTCCTATCATATCTCTTTATACATACCTCTTCTGGAAGCATCCTGCAACAATGTGCAATCAACTGAGTTTGGACTCATGTGGACATAACGAACAGTGGAACCTCTGATAAACAAGTTTTTCACTGAATGCAAATGGGGATAGTTGGTTCCATTCACACACGAGATGttgtccaacttcaagttcaagtatTGGTCTACAGACTTCAAGGTTCCCTTGATTTCGATGTCGTTCTTTAACTCGACAGTGACTTCTTGGTCTACAAGagtcttgaagaaactgaagaaaagcaTTTTAGATGTGAATGGCTTGTGCGATATGGAATGACTTTCTTTTTGCACTAAaagaatcaacaataatacAAAGGTTCTTGATAATACTCTATGATCTAATCGTAACACTATaattttcatattctttTAATCTGTTCTCTCTGATATTTGAGATGTTGGAGCGCACACGACCTTCTGGTTAAACTAGCTTTGCTTATAGTGTAAGGACAGAATATCATCCAATGAAAGCCAGGAAAAAAAGAGTTGCAACTAGTTCAATAAAGGCATATTGTGTTATTACAACTCTATCTCgatgttgctgttgtttttctttttgtttttaTGGTTCTTAGCCAATATGGTGGGCTCAACTCTTATATTTATGTCCATAGAAAAGTTGTCTCTATgtggtcacgtgaaaatctacaattcaTATACTTCTGTCTCTAGAATCGAAAGTTTCTATTCGTATCTATCAATGCCTTGGGGTCTATGTATGATGTGGCAGACATAGAATCTCTGCTCCAGTTCCTTATATATTCCATCTGTTCTTTTGGTAGCTGAAAACTGTCTGTCAACCTTCCTGCAAAATATGGATTACTATTTCCATCTCTGGCTATCCTGTTCATACCCAGTAATGTCTTTCTTCCACAGATAACCTGCAATTCTTTaatcttttccaacttaTAACTAGTAGAAAGCGTACAATTGGTGGTAATTGTTTCGTCTAACTCAAGTGAAGGCACTTTGGAATAGGTCagtcttgttgaagaaacagattGAGCCGTAGAAGGGCAAGTGATGAAGTCTGCTTTTGCCTCTAGGGGATGCTCAACTGTTGGAAGTACTGGCTCCATTTCTGATTTCCAAACTGAATTTCTCTTTATCTTGGCTATCTTGAATCTTTGCTGGAACTCTTGcttctttttgatttgtGCCTTAGCCGctagtttcttcttgcaTTTTGGGAAATCATTCGAACTATCATTTATTCgcatcattttcttttccaaagcAGCCAactctttctctcttttttgGACCAAATCCAACAAACTATTATTATTGGATTTTGGCAATTTTGGAATATTCAATACTACCATAAACTTTTCTTTACTTTTAGGAAGCTGCTCCCCTGGGTTCGTACTCTTCATATCTGTTGGTTTAATTGGACTTGACTGAATAGTTGGTTTGGGATAACTGGAAGGTGATCTTCCCCGGACTATTAGTGGTGGGGTTTCCGTATAAGCTACAGTAATCGGACTCATATCCTTCGGGTATGCTAGAAGTTCAACCCTTAGCACATAGTGCCTCTTTCCAGGGGGGGATTTTCTATATTGAAAGGAAGCAGCATATTGGACTCTATCGTAGTTTACGGCCCTCGAAACTTCCATTTCAGGATAAGTATTTAGCATTGATTTTGGCTTTACCTTCTTCCTGTGTTGAGGATCCAAATAAAAGTACCTATTGAATAGCTTGAGCTTCAGTAAGTTTCTTATGTTGGCATTCTCTTTCATGACTAGATGACTAGGAATCCTGGCTGGAATAACAGGAGTGATGCGCGGAGGATACAGCGGTCCTCTGTCTCTTTTTGCTGTATGTTGTGCCAACGGAGCCTCAAAGTTGTCTTCTATACATGTGGAAATGAGCCTTAGAGCAAAGAAATGAACAGGCACTTGGGTTCCCTCAGGATCAAGCAAATAGACActgtcattttcaagaattgaaagttCTTTCTGTGGAAACTCAAAAGACGATACCAAGGTAAAGTAGTTTCTCTTGTATCCTATCCATTCGCCGTTTTTGAAGTCAAACCCTCTATCTATTCTAGCCCAAATTAGGGGGTTGATGAGTTCGCCATTGGAAGACAAATACGTCTGACGTAGAATGACAGTTTTGGTCATTGGTGGCCCTATCTTATATTGTTTTGAAGATCTAGGTGCCAATCTGTCTTTAGTATCACTGGCATTATCAGAGAATAGTAGAGATCTCTCCAGGAAATCCTGATCTCCAACATCAGAGTAAAAAAACGCAGATTCCATTGCTAATAGAATTAAATAAAATTGCCAGATTGGAATAGAAATTGCTTCCCTATATAGATTATATTTCTGGattttttctcttctttccaaaacaATTGTCTCtatctttttgcaatctttttgcaacttgaCGCTCTCgatattttcaaaaatggctatatttttgcaattacACAAACACAATTTCATACAGACcaaatttgcacccatacAAAAATACACTGGAAAGCAGGCTATGTTCCAAAACGCAATTTCAGATGCTGTAGAAATAACATATCAACTTGATTCAACCACAGTCAGTCAATTTCTGCCTATCTCCTATTTCATCTTGAGGACTGATTTGTCGCTTATGGCATATTCCCCATATATACCCAAATTGACTTGTGCACGACTCATCTACATCTCCATACAAAAATTTCCACTATAcatgaatttttcaagatgtCATAGCCAACCTATTTTCTATTCTGGCAAAGGACAAATACACAGCAACCATGGGTAAGAAGGCTATCGACGCACGTATTCCGTCGCTTATCCGGAATGGAGTCcaggaaaaagaaagaagttttTTCTTCATAGTGGGGGATAAAGCCCGTTTTCAGCTCCCAAACTTGCACTATTTGATGATGTCTGCtgatttgaagatgaacaaaTCGGTATTGTGGGcttacaagaagaaattgcaagGCTTCACTTCTCACAGACAAAAACGAGAAGcaaagatcaagaaggatGTCAAAAGAGGAATCAGAGATGTTAATGAACAGGATCCGTTTGAAGCATTCATCTCCAACCAGCTGATCAGATATGTTTACTACAAGGAGACCGAGAAGATCTTGGGTAACACCTACGGGATGTGTATCTTGCAAGATTTCGAAGCTCTTACGCCAAACTTATTGGCCCGTACCATTGAAACAGTCGAAGGTGGTGGTATTATTGTCATCATGTTAAAGTCGATGACTTCTTTGAAGCAGTTGTACACCATGTCTATGGATATCCATTCTCGTTACAGAACCGAAGCCCATGACGATGTGGTAGCCAGATTCAACGAGAGATTCTTGTTATCGTTGGGATCGTGCGAAAACTGTTTGGTTGTAGATGACGAATTGAACGTCTTGCCTGTCTCTGGAGGAAAGCATGTGAAGGCTCTTCCACCTAAAGACGATGATGAATTGTCGCCAAAGGctcaagaattgaaggaattgaaggagAGTTTGGCAGAAGTCCAACCAGCTGGATCATTAGTAGGCTTGTCTAAGACCGTAAACCAGGCCCAGGCTATCTTGACATTCATTGATGtcatttctgaaaagaCTTTGAGAAGCACTGTAACCTTGACTGCCGGCAGAGGTCGTGGTAAATCCGCTGCCTTGGGTATTGCCATTGCTGCTGCCATTTCCCACGGGTACTCCAACATTTTTGTCACCTCTCCCTCTCcagagaacttgaagacattGTTCgaattcatcttcagagGTTTCGATGCCTTAGGATATAACGAACACATGGACTATGATATCATTCAGTCTACCAATCCTTCATTCAACAAGGCTATAGTGAGAGTCGACGTCAAGCGTGAACACCGTCAAACTATCCAGTACATCTCTCCTAGTGATCACCAAGTCTTGGGTCAGGCCGAGTTAGTCATTATCGAtgaagctgctgctatCCCCTTGCCCGtagtcaagaagttgatgggCCCATACTTGATCTTCATGGCATCTACTATCAACGGTTATGAAGGTACCGGTAGATCGTTGtcattgaaattgattcaaCAGTTGCGTAACCAGTCTCAAAACAATAATAGAGAAAACAGCCAGACTGCCGTCATTTCCAGAGACAGCAAGCATAGCGAACAGGAAACTGTAGCCAGAACTTTGCGTGAAGTAGTATTAGATGAACCCATCAGATATGCTCCAGGAGACAAGGTTGAAAAGtggttgaacaagttgttgtgTTTGGATGTCTCCTTGTCCAAGAATGCGAAGTTCGCCACTAAAGGTACACCACACCCTTCGCAGTGTAACTTGTTCTACGTTAATAGAGACACCTTGTTTTCATACCATCCTGTTTCCGAGGCTTTCTTGCAGAAGATGATGGCTCTCTACGTGGCATCGCATTACAAGAATTCACCAAATGACTTACAGTTGATGAGTGATGCTCCAGCGCACCAGTTATACGTGTTGTTACCACCAATTGAGGCTGGAGACAACAGAATTCCTGATCCATTGTGTGTAGTTCAATTGGCTTTGGAGGGTGAAATTTCCAAGGAAAGTGTACGTAAGTCCCTTTCCAGAGGTCAAAGAGCAGGTGGTGATTTGATACCGTGGTTGATTTCacaacaattccaagatgaagagttTGCTTCTTTGTCTGGAGCCAGAGTTGTGAGAATTGCTACTAATCCAGAATACGCTGGTATGGGTTATGGATCCAGAGCACTTGAGTTGTTGCAAGACTACTTCCAGGGTAAGTTCACTGATATCAGCGAGTCTAACGAATTGAAAGAGACTTCTATCACGAGAGTCTCCGAGCAAGAGTTGGCCAAGGGCTCATTGAAAGATGAAATAAAGTTGAGAGACGCTAAGAGTTTACCACCTTTACTTTTGAAGTTATCTGAAAAGGCTCCTTATTATTTACATTACTTAGGTGTTTCCTACGGGTTGACACCTAATTTGCAcaagttctggaagaaaTCTGGATTCGTACCAGTATACTTGAGACAGACTGCCAACGATCTTACTGGTGAACACACTGCTGTGATGTTGAACGTCTTGCCAGGTCGTGACAACGCCTGGTTGCAAGAGTACTCCAAGGACTTCCATAAGAGATTCTTGCAGTTGTTGTCGTAtgagttcaagaaattccCAGCAGCTCAAGCCTTAAATATTATACAGGCTACTGAAGCTGGGGAAAGCtcagagaagaaggtcAAAAAATTGACCAGAGACCAATTGGACGAGTACCTTTCACCATTCGACTTGAAGAGGTTGGACTCGTatgccaacaacttgttggattACCACGTTATTGTGGACATGTTGCCTTTGATTGCCCATATATTTTTCTCCAAAAGAACTGGCAATGATGTCAATTTGTCTTCAGTGCAGAGTGCCATCTTGTTAGCTATTGGCTTACAACACAAGGATATGGACCAGATCTCGGGTGAGTTGAATCTTCCTTCTAACCAGTCGATGGCCATGTTTGCTAAAATCGTTCGTAAGTTCTCTGTGTATTTCAGAGCCGTACTTAGCAGGGCAATTGAAGACTCAATGCCCGtgtttgaagatgaagctgTTAAGGAAATGGACGGACAGGCTGAACATATTGACTACAAGGCtatagaaaaagaaatgaaagaagACTTAGACGCTGCTGGGAACGAAGCAATGAAGGAGTTGAGGGAGAAGCAGCGTGAGTTGATCAATGCCATCAATTTAGACAGGTATGCCATCGCAGATGAAGCCGACTGGGACGCTTCTGGTGACTTGAGCAAGGCAGTTAAGGGCAAGGGAGTGGTCAGTGTCAAGAGCAAGTCCAAGCGTAAGACTACAGAGAGTGCCAGCGACATTTTCGAGCAAGAGATGAAGCTGGTATCGAAGAAGCCcaagaaatcgaaaaaATAATATTAAGGGGTATTAGCCCAAAAAGGATATCAGATCTGTAAGGCGATATCGATAGATCCATCCCCAGGGCACCACTGTCCAAATAGGAAAAATGTCGCTCCGCtgatgaaattgacaaGGATCTTAGCAGCATATGTATACATAGAATGAACAGCACTAGAATTAAAAATCTAAGAATAAATACATTGGTGAAGGAGGATTGCAAGcatttttatttttgaattaatgcaaaatcaaaatcaaaatgcaattgaagaaaaataaTGTAGAATCTATGGGTGCGTCTAAATAATAATGTACGTATACTAAATACAATTTCGGGTAATACCATGTAGAAGTAAACCCTGGAAGGAGCTTAATACAGCCATGTAGGTTCGAGCCCGCCTACAACCGCTTGACCATGGCGAATATGTGTTGGAGCAGCCAGTCTACAACTTCGTACAATTTCACCCCTGTTTCATTTCGTATATCGTGGATTTGGTATTGCGTCTTATACTCTGATTTCAACACGCCATCGACATCCTTATTTTCAAAGAGATATTTGTGGCTAGATTCATACGCTGGCCAAACCATGTCACGGAAGTAGTTTGGAGGATCCACCCAGAATCCCTCTACGGTGTTGTAGCCCTTTCGCAGCtctcttctatttttaaGTGTTTCAAATGATGCATGGAAAAATAGCTTTACATCAAACAACTGAATAATTTCACGATCATGAAACAACATAAATCCGTCCACCAACACAAGCAAGGTGTTATCTAGATCCGGTATATTTTGAGCGATCTTGGCTTCAAACTGCTGCACTTCTTGAGCagtcaatttcaaattcgtGTCAGGTTCCAATGTGTCGATCTTGTCTTCTAGATTATGGCTCTGTCTTATTGATTTGATGTAAGATGTGAAACGTGCGAAGTCAAGAGCCTCTGGAACGTCCCAGTTCTGTTGACCAGTAACGGGATCAACAGGGATGAGGTGGTCAGCTAAATAGAAATCATCAAGATGAATCAACCTGGaattcttgatcaaggaaTGCACAGCTTTGGCACAAGTGGTCTTTcccgaagaagaaggtccCCCAAAAGCTATCACTACAACCTGCTTATACTCCTCGTGGGTCATCTGGTATATACGTGTCTAATGGAACTACCACTATACCTGAGTGTGGGGATGGAATTGTTTATCCATATATACCCGCTGTTAGCGAAAGTTGGGGAGTACTTGATGAGGAGAAAAGCGTAGTACATTTTTTGTTACATTTTTTTTaagttttctttgtctcTCTCCCCGATAAGCGTGCAGATTGGAAGTGAGAACTGATCAATTTTCCGGCTTCCAAGCCTTCATCCccaagaatgaaaattaGTATTTCGCAAGTTAGACCAAGGCGCTGGGTTAAGAACTCGGATTTTAAGGCTACGGGATACACTTCGATTACAATTAAGTAAAGGGGTTCTGTGTCTAAATGTTTCGCCTTGGAATCAAGTCGAGCCTCATACCTCCCTCAAAAATTTCGTAATTGCGTCTCTCGCACCTACCCAACATATGTAGACTCCTCTCTGGCCAACAAACTTTGGGCGACATACATAGGGCACAAAATGGACATTGTCTTCAGGCCAGAGAATGACCGGACGTGCTGCTTCAGATATTTCCCCTGGAGCTAGGGAGCTACATCCGAAAATCCGATGCTGCTAGGTCCGACACTCAGCAGCCTAACAAAGGCAGCCTTGTGCGGATCTTCGTAGTTAGTTCCAGGAACAATAGCATTTAGTATTTTAGTTCTGTTCGTACACGAAATGAAACCGATTTCTACAGTCAATCATGCATGTACTGATTATGCTTGTGATATAACTCAATTGAGCAATAAGCGGTAACTATAACTAAAAGCCCTTTACACTCTACAGCCAAGGATCTGACACCACTACATGTCCGTAGAAGTGAGACAACGCTTACTGATGTATTTGAGACGATAATAATCTCAACACCCCTGCACTACAATGTAGAATACTGTCACTATCTGCCTTCGTAAAATTGATTGTTAAAGACAGACTACGGCTCAAGAAAATATGAATTTTCTCAAACTTCGATACCGTATTCAGTAATTCGGATATGGTAGACATAATAATTCCGTACCCGGTGTATGGTATTCGTGCCAGTAATGGTACAAGAGGCTGCTCTAACCGTGTGCCCTGGATCAGGGACAATTGGTTCCTGGAAAAGCTCATTGTTACTATAATAACGTCCATCGTCGATTGTATATCAGGTGCCTCCAGCGGGTCCTCATTATCTCCAAAGACCTCAAAGTGCATAAACAAAGACTATTCGTAATAAGATTTTGATTTAGAGTTCTCCTGCGTGAGTGATGGTTTCTAACCTTGAGAGGTGCATGTATACCCAGAGCGATGATCCTCAAACACCGGAAAATACATCTATTGGTACATCGGCATACTGAGCACTTGTTACCTACGAATGCAAATGAACAGCATACCAGtaagagagaagaattgtctACTTTTGCAACATAATTTTATACATTCCAATAGACCTTCAGACCCTGACATCCATCCCTCGAAGACAACTTTCTCAATCTGGACGGTCTAGAGCTCAGAATGGCTGCAATTTTAAATTATTTTTGTCTCCATTGATCTCAAGAGCCGGTGTCCATGGTACCAAGTCTGATAGACATTTCCCGTTCTAGACACTTCCTAGGATGGGCATTGGGAGTTTGAATCCTTCTACTCTAAAATTGTAAAATGATTTTTCAGGATTTCCCAATGGAGCAAAAAGCTACATCATTGCCTAATTAGGAAACAGGcaacaatttttttttttttcatttctgcTTTTCACACCCACTTACACTCTAACTAGGAACACCTGATTTCAGTCCCACTAAGTCTCTGGTTTGCCCTTACAATATAGCTAAGGCAGCTATTTATTGCTGACGATTTCTCGTTTCATAAATTTCATAAGACAATCTAAGCTGCTTGTTTAAACACCCTCCTATacattgttcaatttgaattttaGACAGCCACTAGATACACCtcgttcttcaattggGCAAACTACTGACTTCATTGCACCAATTTAGTAAATCTGAACGCATTACTCAAGGACCCTCcttcaaaaatatttctTACATTGAAATACAGCATCTATTGTAAAGGGAAATTAACACTGGGTTTAGTTTCGACCCTGGATTTTATAAATACATACAGACCCCCGACGTATAGTTCTTTTTAGCTTTGACATATTGAGCTTGTGGTTTGTATGAGATATTTGCCCTATATTTATTTCAAACAAAACTATATAAGTTTACTCCAACTACTATCCATCATCACAATATCCCAAGTCCCTTTAGTTCTGTTAAAGTAAATAGCACAGAACTAAGCGGTCTCTTtttttattattattttcCACGAAGTCTCCAAAATTAAAGTCTCCAAGTTGTTATCCATAGTAAATCTAATGAGTGCTCCTCAAGCCAATGATTTGGCACTGCCTTCCGCAACCTCAGCGGGGGGTGTGGAAACGGCAGCATCTCAACTGTCATCCCAGCCGAAGAGCTTTCATCAGTCTGGCTTTCTGGTCAATGCAGGAGATTCTCACAAGACTCCATCACCGACTATAACAAGCTTGACAGCTGATCATATCACTGATCTGTCGAATGAAGTAAAGAAATCTCCAGGTTCAAAGAAACCTTCTCCGTCTAACCAGAAATTTCTTTCcactttgaagaacttcaatatAGATAGATCCAAATACAAACATTACGGCCACCAATCGCTGATGAATACTCAGTCCTTGGAAAGAATTATAAATGAATCTAAGGATAATATAAATCTCAAGTATGAAAGAGTTATACtgaatgaaaatggaagtaCAGATAATAAAAACGAAAGTGCtaacaacaacaaaataATTATCGATGAACTAATTTCAGACATTCTTGGTCTTCCAGAACAGGTTTTGCATGAGGACTCAGTGTGGCCCTACAATATCGAGACGTTGAATGAAATCCTCAGATATAAAGtcgaacaagaaaagactAAACAAGAATCCATGAAGAATGAATTAGGTGCTACAGCTGTCGAACTACTTAAGATGGCTAAATCTATGGATATATCCAGTGATTTGATACCAATTTTGTTTATTTCCAACTCTATTTCGATTGATCATATCATATCACAGATCGAGAAACTCAAAAGTGAACCATCAGAAGTAATTGACGAGCTCTCTAGAAAGTCAAAAGAAATGGAACCAGCTATTGCCAAGTTGAGTGCTTTGATTACTAAACAAGACATGGAGGCTTCTCAGCCTTTGCCAGCACAAATGGCCCTGCCTATCAGTAGTAgttcttccaacaagagaaagcaTTCAGATACCCAGTTGCCCTCTTTCTCTGAGACAGCCGAAAGCATTAAGTCTAGCAGCAACATCGTTTCTCCATTGAGATCTCCAAATAAGCTGCCAACGACTGGTCATAGAAGAGTTGTGTCTGGAAGTGACGCCACGAGCCGCGAGACTAAAACTTCCACCAGCTCTCCTCACATGCACCCTTCCCAATTACCACTTCCTCCTACATCTATACCCCAACAGCAAGGACTGCAACAACACCTGCCTATAATAGCACCACAGATGGCGCCACAAGGCATGTATCCAATTTATTATACCCCAAACAGTCTGGCAGTTATTTCTACAAAGGAACAAAACGGAGGTAAGACGTTAGGTTCTCCATACTCCCAGAAGTATCAACCTGTAATGTACCCTCCTCCTCCGGCCAATCAACCATACCAACCTGGCTACATCGCTCAACCTCCACAATACCAGTACTTTGTCCCATCTCCTCCTGCAAACTCTGGCTCGTACATGGTCCAAGCACCACCTGTGGTGAGGATGACTCCGCAACAACTGCAACAGAAGCAACAGCCTGTTCCTTCACATCAATTCCAGACTCCTCCAGAGCTGAACTCAGGAATCGTATTCAGACCGGCTGAGATCCACGACGAGAGTCCCTacaagaagcagaagtCGTCAGGCAAGAACACTAGCATTAACTTCATGATCACTACACCAAAGAATCCGCCTGCACGCAAGTATAATAACCCTAGTAAGGAGAAGCAATAAGGTGAGATTGGTGAAGAATCATATGCTTCTTGCTAATTACATGTGTTTCAGTGTTCTCAGACTACAAGTTTATTTTATTTATGAAGCTAGCCGCCTTTTGTAAAATAAACCTTAACCTTATTCTTCGTATATATCTCAAACGAGCAGTGCATGATTGTATTTTTTATTTCACCTTGTGATAATATTTAATTTATAGGATACCATAGAATACAAAGTCCTACCATGGAATTCTAACAAAGTAGATGTGACTATTAACGGACAGGTAAAGTGGCAGCAGGATATCAAAGCAGGATATCAAGGCGTTTTCCTCCGTTTTGTATTGTTCGTTTGTAACGCCTGGAAATGCTCGTAAAGTAGATTCCCCAAAGCAGTAAAACCTCACGGTCgcaattttccattttAGAACAGGGCCAGGGTCGGCCCTCGGTAAAAGTTAGAAGAACGTGACAAAAAGAGGGGGGCTATATGCCtgaatatgaaaatgaatcAGGATGGACGTTGGGGACACAAAATCAGCATGCAGAGGAGAAAACTGCAAAATGATCCACAAACTCAATCTGCAAAATGGTCGAAGAAAAAATGTCTGCGTCGGCTCCGGGTTCCGAGCTCGAATCTCGGTAGTTCGGAACGGTCTTCAACATCTCCGACTGAAAGATAATGATACTTTTTTTTCCTCGGACTATTTCTTATGTCAAACAATTATTTTCTGCTCTGACTCACAATTTCTAGAGAATATTCCTTTACGAATTTTGTGTGTAAGGTGATCGGCTGTTTCTTTGACACCACGATACATGCATCTGTCCGGAGTCGCTGGCCGTTGCCGAAGAAATACTAACTTTTGACATTGCATAAATATAGTCCATTCCCAAGCTTTTTGTGCTAAGACTTTTTAGCTGATATTAATTTTGTGGATAATTTGGTCTTTCCAAATATTGCAATCGAAACGGAGTATGAGAACATGGCAGACACATCTAATATGAATAGTATCGAACAGGATACAGATATAGTAGACGACATCcagatcttggagaaggagaaaaCTAGAGACAAAGATGATTTGTTTAACCCAGTTGAGTCAAGGCAGACTGAACGGGAAATACACGAACCTGAGTTCTCCATTTTTGGGCCCCACGAAAGAATGGTTTTGATCCTTATCTTGTC
It encodes:
- the LSM2 gene encoding snRNA-associated protein, Sm class (go_component nucleus; small nucleolar ribonucleoprotein complex); amino-acid sequence: MLFFSFFKTLVDQEVTVELKNDIEIKGTLKSVDQYLNLKLDNISCVNGTNYPHLHSVKNLFIRGSTVRYVHMSPNSVDCTLLQDASRRGMYKEI
- the NDT802 gene encoding DNA binding transcription factor (activates middle sporulation genes), which translates into the protein SSKQYKIGPPMTKTVILRQTYLSSNGELINPLIWARIDRGFDFKNGEWIGYKRNYFTLVSSFEFPQKELSILENDSVYLLDPEGTQVPVHFFALRLISTCIEDNFEAPLAQHTAKRDRGPSYPPRITPVIPARIPSHLVMKENANIRNLSKLKLFNRYFYLDPQHRKKVKPKSMLNTYPEMEVSRAVNYDRVQYAASFQYRKSPPGKRHYVLRVELLAYPKDMSPITVAYTETPPLIVRGRSPSSY
- the YNN2 gene encoding Predicted P-loop ATPase fused to an acetyltransferase, which translates into the protein MGKKAIDARIPSLIRNGVQEKERSFFFIVGDKARFQLPNLHYLMMSADLKMNKSVLWAYKKKLQGFTSHRQKREAKIKKDVKRGIRDVNEQDPFEAFISNQSIRYVYYKETEKILGNTYGMCILQDFEALTPNLLARTIETVEGGGIIVIMLKSMTSLKQLYTMSMDIHSRYRTEAHDDVVARFNERFLLSLGSCENCLVVDDELNVLPVSGGKHVKALPPKDDDELSPKAQELKELKESLAEVQPAGSLVGLSKTVNQAQAILTFIDVISEKTLRSTVTLTAGRGRGKSAALGIAIAAAISHGYSNIFVTSPSPENLKTLFEFIFRGFDALGYNEHMDYDIIQSTNPSFNKAIVRVDVKREHRQTIQYISPSDHQVLGQAELVIIDEAAAIPLPVVKKLMGPYLIFMASTINGYEGTGRSLSLKLIQQLRNQSQNNNRENSQTAVISRDSKHSEQETVARTLREVVLDEPIRYAPGDKVEKWLNKLLCLDVSLSKNAKFATKGTPHPSQCNLFYVNRDTLFSYHPVSEAFLQKMMALYVASHYKNSPNDLQLMSDAPAHQLYVLLPPIEAGDNRIPDPLCVVQLALEGEISKESVRKSLSRGQRAGGDLIPWLISQQFQDEEFASLSGARVVRIATNPEYAGMGYGSRALELLQDYFQGKFTDISESNELKETSITRVSEQELAKGSLKDEIKLRDAKSLPPLLLKLSEKAPYYLHYLGVSYGLTPNLHKFWKKSGFVPVYLRQTANDLTGEHTAVMLNVLPGRDNAWLQEYSKDFHKRFLQLLSYEFKKFPAAQALNIIQATEAGESSEKKVKKLTRDQLDEYLSPFDLKRLDSYANNLLDYHVIVDMLPLIAHIFFSKRTGNDVNLSSVQSAILLAIGLQHKDMDQISGELNLPSNQSMAMFAKIVRKFSVYFRAVLSRAIEDSMPVFEDEAVKEMDGQAEHIDYKAIEKEMKEDLDAAGNEAMKELREKQRELINAINLDRYAIADEADWDASGDLSKAVKGKGVVSVKSKSKRKTTESASDIFEQEMKSVSKKPKKSKK
- a CDS encoding uridine kinase activity, which codes for MTHEEYKQVVVIAFGGPSSSGKTTCAKAVHSLIKNSRLIHLDDFYLADHLIPVDPVTGQQNWDVPEALDFARFTSYIKSIRQSHNLEDKIDTLEPDTNLKLTAQEVQQFEAKIAQNIPDLDNTLLVLVDGFMLFHDREIIQLFDVKLFFHASFETLKNRRESRKGYNTVEGFWVDPPNYFRDMVWPAYESSHKYLFENKDVDGVLKSEYKTQYQIHDIRNETGVKLYEVVDWSLQHIFAMVKRL
- the BOP3 gene encoding hypothetical protein (Predicted signal transduction protein), producing the protein SSQPKSFHHLTADHITDSSNEVKKSPGSKKPSPSNQKFLSTLKNFNIDRSKYKHYGHQSSMNTQVISNENGSTDNKNESANNNKIIIDELISDILGLPEQVLHEDSVWPYNIETLNEILRYKVEQEKTKQESMKNELGATAVELLKMAKSMDISSDLIPILFISNSISIDHIISQIEKLKSEPSEVIDELSRKSKEMEPAIANSSNKRKHSDTHIKSSSNIVSPLRSPNKSPTTGHRRVVSGSDATSRETKTSTSSPHMHPSQLPLPPTSIPQQQGSQQHSPIIAPQMAPQGMYPIYYTPNSSAVISTKEQNGGKTLGSPYSQKYQPVMYPPPPANQPYQPGYIAQPPQYQYFVPSPPANSGSYMVQAPPVVRMTPQQSQQKQQPVPSHQFQTPPESNSGIIHDESPYKKQKSSGKNTSINFMITTPKNPPARKYNNPSKEKQ